Within the Montipora foliosa isolate CH-2021 chromosome 11, ASM3666993v2, whole genome shotgun sequence genome, the region TATTCAACTCGATCAGCAAGCAGTCAATCCCGGTTCAGAAGAGACTTTTTCCTTTGCCCCAAAAACTACTTTCTATGAGGGAAACCAGGAATGGCATCTTTTTTACAATAATCAACGCTCAACTGTGGAAAGCCACATTTTCAGACAAGGGTCAACACAGCTAAGGTCGAATAAAAAGCTCATAAACTGAAGAAATTTCCGAGTGCAAAAGTACCGATCCACAGGACACCCAAGCTGAGAGCACACAAAAGCATATCTCTCTGTATGCTACATTGAGAAGGGAAATCATAGAAAAGCGACGttgaaaatgaaaccaaaacatTGGCTTACAATCGAAGTCTCTATCTTTCGTATGACCTATTCATTGAAGACCATCATTTACTCCGGCCGTGTGAAGCTGCTTATCATGATAAACATCAAGAATTCCGGCGTATATTAGCAAGTAAAATCATTAAAACGTTAGATGTAGGATCTATCCGAGCATTAAGATAACGTGGCAAAGGTCTGTATGTTTCAACATTAAAAGGTTTCTTTTCGTTTCTGTCCTAAAGCAGATTGTTCGTACATTCTAATATTATCCACAGCGAGAAAAAACAGGTACATCACGGAACAGAAATCTCAATTCAAAAGAAATTCTTCGAGGTGGCAAattgtaaaaacaaattggatTTTGATCGGTTTAAAACACTTACGCAAAAATTGCGGTAAACGAGCTTAAGGCAGGCGTGCATTTGAAGCTTTTTTTAAACTATATTTTGCCTTTGTTTGCGTTTTCTCGTAATCTTTCAGTTTTTACTGAAACTTCATGGATTCACGATTTccctttatttcaaatttttaaattacttgACGCAAGGTGTTTTGGAAAGAAAGTTGATCAACTTAAAAAGTTGTAGGTGCAATGGTTAGAGATAATTGTACCGGCGTCTCGAAATTCCTTAATCTCAATAAACACTTATCACGCATACACAACTGACGGTTAGAAACCATTGTATACAAAGCTATTTATCGTTGTcgtgtcatcgtcatcatcgttgCTACCAGTTACAAAATTAATCACATCTACCACAAATGCGTAATTTACCTTGAAATTGAAGACCTCTCTTTTTGAAGATATAGCTTGAAAATGTGTGCTGCTTGACTTCAAATAGGAAGAAATAAGATCCCAGATGAATTAAAGAGTTAAGACTGAAGCTACGAACCAGAAATTTCAATTATTTCTGAGTGTCAGGATCGCTGCGATCGCTGGAAAATATCTAGAATTCTGTAACGTGAAGTTTCCGGAAATTTTGATCAGCAGTCGAAGGGATCTcggaaaacactgaaaaaattGGAAAGTTTTGCGATTTTTATACCCTCAGCTCTAAGATAGGATTCCTGTGATATTGTCAATATTGCAATATTCTAAGTTTCTAAGTAAGGAGTATTTTGATATTTGTGATTTCTTTTCGtctttgttttgctgtttctacCAAACACTGACGTTACGCAGTGGGCTTCCTGCGCAAAACGAGTAACTTTTTCAACACTGTCgtaagaaagataaaaaaagattttATCGTAGGCAAAATTAAGGTGCACAGAATTTGTTGATTTGGGGCAAAACATCTGACCAAAGATACCCAattaattgttcaaaaatgagCCATGAATCTTGAAGCTGATATACAAAATTGAATTATGAACGCTCACGTGATATCGCGCTTATTGCTGAATATACAAAATTTTGATTAATGACGAACATTACAATTGACAGCTCGTGTTTTTAGCAAACGTGAGAAGAACAAACATAACTGGACATCCTCGAGGGGAGACACTATCATTCGTCACAGGAAATGACGCAACATCCAGGGATCAATGTTTTGGTTAATGACGCTGGGCAAGTTTGGAACGCTCGTGTGTTGCTAAGGTCGGCTGCTAATTTCGACGCTCTTCAAGTGTAATGAAGCCTGATAATTAAAGCTTTTCCGATAGCGTACTTGTACGAAATGTAGAACAGTTTCAActtaatggtttttttttttttcaaactaagCTTCGACTTCCGACTGGTTGAGTTCAAAGCGCCTTTAGCGTCTTTCCTGTAAATCTAATGTGCCATATTGGGCAATTAATATTCGATACGAACTTTGAGGAACAATGGAATATCGACGCTTCGTTGTAGAAAATGGCCATGGTTTCTAGTCAAATTGTGTCACATTATTCCACACACGATTAGTAAGTATTTCTTTACTCCGATATTGCGATTTTGTTCTAAAATAATATAAAGTCATAGTTGAAAGACGTATATAGACCTAAGGCTTGTTTCGTCTCTTGAAACCTCTTAATTCTATAACAGACAGGTGTAATATCGCAATGCATTATCGTGATGATTTTATTGTTCTGGGAAAAGATTGTTATTTCCTAACGTAAATCGCAGGATCGAGTTAACTTTCTGGGACATGAAATCGCTCTCTCAAAATAAACGCCGCAAACAGAGCAACCAGACAGCAATGTATAGCGTGCTTGTAGTAAAGTGTgtaatgaaaagaaaatagtttttttcgAGTCTCGCAATGGTCATGTGATATTTTTTTATACCAGTGATGTCACTCCCCAAGGTCGTAGAAATTTTTTGCGCCTTCTCTCTCTGCAACAAGCGTATGATGACATCAACTAAATCAACTGatatgtgaagtgctaggtaaTTCAAGACAATAACAAAAACACGATTTTATGTGGATTTCTTCTATCTGGAGGTTGTTCAAAGAAAAAGACAGAGTGGTGCTTTGCCGATACAAGATACAAGATGACGAAGCGACCTTGACTTCTGGACACCAGAGTCTCTGTATTTATTTACCCTTGCTTGATATGAAATATTGGacaaataaattgtttttattgaaaaaaaagcgAACCGTTGATGTACTGATACGCATAATCGCGCCATGTCGTTCAGAAATTATTGCGTCCTATATCAGTTGTTGAAGAAAGTTCCCACGTCTAGAATGCGGTCGAAAGGTTAAGGTTTCACGTGCCTGGCACGTGAGGGAACCAGTTCGTACGACTTGTCGAAGGAAACTTCAAACTGTTCAAAGCTTTTCGCTCAAAAAAATCCTAAAACTTGGACACCATAGTACAGCATTTTAAGTCCGCGAATGTGAAAGCTATTGAGGAAAACTTGTGCGATGGTCCTATCGATAATGCTGTCCAAGTTAACATGTTAACTGACGTGATCACTACAGGACAATTATATTGTGGTGCAATTCTTCtgctttttgccatttttgaaatcAGCGGATAAAGTTGTGGTCGATTCTTTTCTACGCTGTTAAGTACTACTGTACGATGTTTAAGATGGTTACTTGATCATGTAGATGGAAGGAAAGCTCAATTGTAGAGGATAAGGCCTTTCTACTCATGATAACGGAATAAGATGACGGGCAGCAGTTCTACTTTATTCTACTTGATGAATAACACTTATATTAGGCCCACACAGAGTTATTTACTCCGCGACGCGGTATTATCGGTCTGGCGATTGGAACAAAAGTAAACAAGATCTGTTCTGCCAGGTCAATAAATGGCTTCGGATCGTATACAAAAATACCAACACCAGAAAGCCGTTGTCCAATTTAAATGAATTTCATGGTTAGTGGATATATATAGTCATCAGACAAGTGTAactgttgtcggtcaaatccgggctCAGgatgaatccgttttaaccaaggttaaattggtgatcctcattgtTGAACATGCACTCTACATAGTTTAAATCAGCTATCAATCCCCCAAAGAGGGTGGAAAACACCTGCACATTCCCTCATACTCTGTCTTACGCTTCTCAACGTTTTATGTCATCGTGAGCTATCTCGCTTTATCACCGGTCTCTCCTCGGCCCGTGCGCTTGACTGACTAAAGATGGTGGTTCGATTGATTTAGAAGGGAATGTTCCCGGGCAGTGGTGGGTGGGGCGCGCGATTCTTCTCCACTAGGCAGATTACTAGCTAGTGTAACAAGTTTCAATTCGTCGCGATCAGTAGGGCATTGACAATCgcattttgttttctgttttgcaATCAGATTATTTggcgcaattttctttttcaatcttAAGGAGAAATCCAAAGCTATTCCGATTAATTTTTTAAACGCTTTCGACCCAGCGCGCGCGCGCATCACATTTGGCACACAATATTTTTATgtaatagatttagccaagcctaaaaccAAAGCTCCCGCGTTATTTATTCTTTCAATTAGTTAACCTggtttgagcctgcgatccaatccaAACCCATTACCTGGTGAGCGGTAGGCCTATCCCGATCATGCTAGTAAAACTGGCATTTTATGATCCTAGCAATTATCGTTTTGCTCCACCGTGAAAATGCTTAAATTATTCTCGATTTCCAAAATAATGCTACTTTGGTTCcagaaaatgctttgtttcaTTTCAAGCAAAACGTAGAAACTCAGGCATCATGTGTGCTTACCATCAACTGGATAAAGCGACATATgcttaattgttgttgttgttgtttttatatatatatatatatatataaaacttcTGATTCAGCCCAAACTTGTCCAACAATTAATTAATCTCCGAAGTCCTTAACGCTTTCTTGAAGTGTGACATGACCCTAGCCTGGAGTTACTAAACAAGACCACCATTCTGTTGCGCGTTGAAGGGACTGGTCTATGTTCTTCGTAAGAATTTCCTTTTAAGTGGCAGCctcacatgccaaacatgtttggcatgtgaagctgccacttaaaggggtgctaaacacacccgcctggtatgttagctacgccatgctgatgaggcccaaaaagccgaaacagctgtccatggctgctaatcgaccgggtgaaatggttgtgcgcatgcgtgatgtgttggccacaccggtttggtgttagcgtgtgtcaccttgctctTATTGCTCCTTTTATGAGCAAGCGCGTGAACGAGCCCTGAAAGTGAACTATCGACCAGTTAGGTTCAGACTTCTTTCGAGTCTCAGTTCATTCTTCAGTTACAGAAATCCCTCTCTCAAACACAAAAGTAAATTATCACAATGCTTTTGAATTCTAAAATTTAGCATTCAAAATCTTTGGAGTTTGTCCTTCCCGTTTTATTCATCTAAGACGACATAAACGGTATAAACACACTCAAAATACATTAATTGCAATGCTGCTATTTTTAAGCACAAAAATGGAGTCTCTGGATAAGCGAGAGAACGTTAGCATTACCATGCATTTGGAGGACTGGATTTCAATTAGAACAATAGTATGCTGATAAAACGTGTGTTTATTTATCACTACTGAAGTGGTATAATACATTAGTGGCCACGGCTAATACCTGTTTCACACAACATTTAATAGTACTAGTTATAttacataataataaataaattatcacAGCTCATCATAACTTACTCAACTTCACAGTCATAAACTCTGCACAGAGATGAGCCGTTTTGAGACTGATAACTCCCAGATCTTAATTTGTGGCAGTGTTCAACTATGGTAGTGCCACCGCTGTAAAGCATTTCTAATAAATTTCAAGAATGCGCCTCATCTCCACATACTGAAAGGAACTGAAGGCCAGGCCAGTTAAAGCAGACATATCTACATAATTAAGCTGAGGTAAGAAATTGTGGAGAGTCGTCTTCTGTACTGACCCCATTACATCGGAAAAATAGGCAAGCAGGGCAGCCCACACAGGAGAAGCATATCTCGATACTAATCTAACGAGCGTGTAATAAATCGTatctacaatcctagacaaattGATTGGAACAGTTCCAGTAAGGTAACTCCTATTCTATGCACGAGATACACTAAAGCGAAGTTGGAGTGTAGCTTACTTGCTAATTGTTTTAATAAAGAGGCAGGAGTGAAATTATAACCATCATCTGGTCAAGCGCTTTTAATATTCGTCGATGTGCGGTTAATGCACCAAAAAGTAACTTATGTAAAACCTTATAAACCCTGGTCAGTGAATGTACggtatttaaatatttaaaataatctGTTCAAAAATCATCTATGAAAGTATGTAGTAATGGTAACCGCCTAGCAAGAAGGATTTTCAAAGATGTTATTTCGAATCTTTTTTTTGTGGAAGGTGTTTGTTCTCCGAACTGCACGTAGTGCGAATGTGTGGTCATTACCGACCCCAGAGTTTCTCTCTTCTGCGCATTTTCTATGGCGTAGGGTACGCAAAAACCAACAGCTCGAAGAACGAGAATGGAATTGATGAACAACGGTTGGTAGGTGTCTGTGAACTACTGCAAGAAAAGGGAGACTGACAACATCAGCAAGAACACACCGAGGGTCATAGTGACACCAGAGGAGCCTCCAGAATCCACTGCTACTCTAGGCACCGTCGTGGTAGTACCAGTGTCTGCGCGGACAGTAGCCGTGACGGTAACTGTTGTGGTGACTGTCTTGGTAATAGCACAAGGTGAGGAGCGTGGGAAACTTGCTTTGACAATTCGGTTGTTGAGTGGCTGCACTGGACGGTAATTTCCAAATTCTGGTAAAGTGCCGTTCTTTTCGAGCCTTCGCAAAAGGTCcagctaaaaaagaaaaagaaatgtttgataCATTTCCTCAAACCATCAGTTCCAAATATTCCAAATACGTAAATTCGAGAAATCTAATAGATGCGTGGTAAACACGACTTACGTAAAACTTAAAATCGAAGGAAAATGATATCAACTGTCATATATTTGAACTTCGGAATCAAATTAAATGATTTCTTATGAGTCTCAGAATGACGATGGCTTTTATAAGACTTCTATAACTAAATGGAGTCCGTAGTTCAAATATATATTAGGAAGTTTAAGAAACTACGACGGGTATGGTATATGTACTACGTATATTTTTGATCTCTTTATTTACTTGACTCATtcataaaaactgaaaaaaagggCTCTCTTTGGGATCAAAAAAAGCCCGggtcacgcccagattggtctcttttaggggtttaatttacaatttctgacgagcatccccctccccccaggggggggaaatcaccaaatttgaggttttgacgacaacatgagcatacagatgtgaatctttcattttctattttttctctGACATAGCTCGTACCAATTTAATTTGGGTATACTTGGCCCACATCGTACGccggacgtgaacgagatggaataatcgcggaGGACTTTGTTTACTGTAAGGGAATAAATTTAACTGATTCTTGATTCTTGATTCCGCCTCAGTAATGACTACAGccagaaactaaaatgttcTGGCTTTCtataaaacaaatttcaaagcCATCGCCTTTCAGAGTAGAGCCGACCGAAGGAGTCAATGTAGCTTAGTTATTACTACGACTGTACCTGGTATTGCGATATGAAGACATGGTCGCTAAAGACAGTCCACGTGACAGATTCCAGACAGGTAGGAGTGGTCAGAGAACCATTGTACCGGTAGAACTTAGTCTTGTCGGCAGGCAATAGATCGTGAAACGAAAAGGCTGGAACATCGCTCACTGCGGTGACTGTAAAGATAGCGAGAACAAGATACCACGTTAGTCCACAATGAATTAGCAGCTGATATGTTATATCCGTAGGGAAGAAAAACCTTTAAGAGTTGTTTTCATTACTTGAGCTCTATTTTCGAAAAAACGCACTTACATATCACTAAAAAAACCAACATCACTACTTACAAGACTCAATAACCCTGTTGGAAGTTTCGAGGAATGAGAATGCTGTGTTGTTGTGTTCTCCAACCTGAAACAGGAAGACAATCAATTAACCTCTTTTATGCTCGATTCTAATGTCATCTAAAGAAAGCTATAgccatcatcatcctcatcatcaaaGTTGATTCTTACCTCAATCAAAAGACCAAGAACGGCAAGACCATCGGGTTTATCAATTGCTTCTGCGATGTTGGCATATTTTGTGTTGTAGCTGACAAAGTGTAACTGTAAAAGAGTGCAAAATATTTTACTTATGTTCCTGTGACATAGTTATGCGTTGACGACGTGGCAAAGAGATAGGTATGAATGATCTAGTTATAGAGCGCTGAGAAACAGAGGAATTCGTTACTTCTGTGCCGAAGAGAAAAAGGTATCAAGAGAGTTATCATtgagtgtaaaaaaaaaaaatcctttgccACTGATAAGTGAAGATTAAAGAATGGAAATCACTATTATCGTTTGTTTTACATACCTCTGCAGCATATTCCTTTCCGTCGACAGTGTGTTCTGATCCGACCATGTTGTTGGCTCCccaatgaaaatgaaactgaaCTGTTGTATAAACGCCATTCAGTCCTCCACCACTCACATTGTACACTCTGTGAGGAAAGGACATCTCCAGGGCATGGCCATTGTTGGAAGCAGTGAAAGTCTTGTTTAGTGTCTTGTTGTAGTTTTTTAGTGTGAAGGTACCCAGTTCTTTGTCGACAAATACTTTTGCAGTTTCGATGTCAATTGGTGATTGTCTTTTTCCAGTGCTGCAAGCTCCCTTCCAATTTTGCGGACCTACAATTTTAAGCGATAACAATGTCATAAGGCTTGCTAACTTTTCAAAGTTTGTATAAAAGATTTTCGTATACTTGAGACAAAGAATCCTCACCATCTAAAGCATTTGGATTGTAACTCCATTGagctaaaagagaaaaagacaaaaaggcCGATGTTAGTACACGCTTTGTCTTGAATTACTTTCAATTAACATTTTTTCccactttgtttttattttctgtttgctagtGCACGATTTTCAGTTCAAAAACTGTAACGTGAGTCATTTATGAAGATAACAGAAACTAAATACTGAGAGCAGGCTGAGAAGGAAGCATTTTACTTATACAGTAACAGCTGATATTAATATTTGTCAGAACTTGTATCTGATATTTGGCAATCAGAAAGATGTTGGGTCGTCGATATTGAATATCGACAACTGGGAAAACTAACTGTTTAGTTTGAGTTATATACGATttctaaattttttaaattaaactttCTGAATAAAGAGTGTTCATCAGTTTCCTTTTGCGGCAGAAAGAGTAACGTTACAAGTATGTGTTCTATAGACACTAAGAAAACATAAAAGCCATGCAAACTAGTAGCTTACCAACGGCAAATGATGCCCAAGCGACACTGAGAACCGCGGCTAAAAAAAACTGATTC harbors:
- the LOC137975212 gene encoding carbonic anhydrase 2-like, with product MNQFFLAAVLSVAWASFAVAQWSYNPNALDGPQNWKGACSTGKRQSPIDIETAKVFVDKELGTFTLKNYNKTLNKTFTASNNGHALEMSFPHRVYNVSGGGLNGVYTTVQFHFHWGANNMVGSEHTVDGKEYAAELHFVSYNTKYANIAEAIDKPDGLAVLGLLIEVGEHNNTAFSFLETSNRVIESFTAVSDVPAFSFHDLLPADKTKFYRYNGSLTTPTCLESVTWTVFSDHVFISQYQLDLLRRLEKNGTLPEFGNYRPVQPLNNRIVKASFPRSSPCAITKTVTTTVTVTATVRADTGTTTTVPRVAVDSGGSSGVTMTLGVFLLMLSVSLFLQ